A stretch of the Rosa rugosa chromosome 5, drRosRugo1.1, whole genome shotgun sequence genome encodes the following:
- the LOC133712354 gene encoding putative F-box protein At4g17565, giving the protein MACSQNSKTRNTGSTEEPTWSELQTDLLQLILKKLSSFEIIIFRSICTSWNSAAESYKLSQTPWLINPTEGQELDADFFNLEENNVQTIKNVFESFPKHTSRWGSSHGWLVILYKEATLHLFNPITGASIELPEIEDIPDTTKGFYWWHIYTARVFFEEPPSGKNVNYLVVIGIRHPARLSFCKQGHISWTDLDGVSDYDYHIDMVFHNDQLFTLDHEGSVEVWDFRVPYPIMKTHHLRAYSICNWNGPKRYAWLVVSTSGEILRVKSATYNDQRFLISKLNLAAEKWENVDRLGDQVLFLAPKQAMALSARDCPGCEENSIYYTFPGKPQVVRVYSLNGNKVVEKSYNFHRKKTTAPLWIVPDPR; this is encoded by the coding sequence ATGGCTTGCTCCCAAAACTCCAAAACTAGGAATACAGGTTCTACAGAAGAGCCAACCTGGTCTGAGCTCCAAACCGATTTGCTACAGTTGATCCTAAAAAAGCTTTCTTCTTTCGAGATCATTATCTTCAGATCTATCTGTACATCCTGGAATTCTGCGGCAGAATCTTATAAGCTGTCTCAAACTCCATGGCTGATTAACCCAACTGAAGGTCAAGAACTCGACGCTGACTTCTTCAATCTTGAGGAGAACAACGTCCAAACTATAAAGAACGTGTTTGAGAGCTTTCCCAAGCACACTTCACGTTGGGGTTCGTCGCACGGGTGGCTCGTTATTCTCTACAAGGAAGCAACCTTACATCTTTTCAATCCGATTACAGGAGCTAGCATTGAACTCCCAGAGATTGAGGATATTCCTGACACGACCAAGGGGTTTTATTGGTGGCATATTTATACAGCTAGGGTTTTCTTTGAGGAACCACCCTCGGGCAAGAACGTTAACTATCTTGTGGTAATAGGCATTAGGCATCCAGCAAGACTTTCATTCTGTAAGCAGGGACACATCTCATGGACGGATTTGGACGGCGTCAGTGATTATGACTATCATATAGATATGGTGTTCCACAATGACCAATTATTTACATTGGACCACGAAGGTTCAGTTGAAGTTTGGGACTTTAGGGTACCCTATCCTATCATGAAAACTCACCATCTTAGAGCTTATTCGATTTGTAACTGGAATGGTCCAAAGCGTTATGCTTGGTTAGTGGTGTCGACATCGGGTGAGATTTTGCGTGTGAAGAGTGCTACCTACAATGACCAACGCTTCTTAATCTCCAAGCTGAACTTGGCCGCGGAAAAGTGGGAGAATGTGGATCGTTTGGGAGACCAGGTTTTGTTCTTGGCTCCGAAGCAAGCAATGGCATTATCTGCTCGAGATTGTCCAGGATGTGAAGAAAACTCAATTTACTATACTTTCCCCGGAAAGCCTCAAGTTGTCCGGGTATACAGCTTGAATGGTAACAAAGTTGTGGAGAAATCTTACAACTTCCACCGAAAGAAGACTACGGCACCGCTTTGGATTGTTCCTGATCCTAGGTGA